In Nocardia sp. NBC_00403, the DNA window GTGCACAGGATTCCGGCGACCAGACAACCTGCCGCGGTCATCAGGATGGCTGCAGTGAGTCCGGCATAGCGGCCGATGCTGGTCGCGCCGACCAGCTCGGCGCGTCCGGTTTCCTCTTCGACCCTGGTGTGCCGAATGACGGTGAGGATCGTCGCGATCGCGATGATCGCGAAGTAGGGCCCGGCCTTCCACAGGGCGATCGAGCCGAGTTCGGTGCTGAACACCGGCCCGTACATGGCGACAAGTGCGGGGCTTTCGGTGATGGACTTGGCGTAGTTGTCGAGCTCGGCTTGGGTGTCGTAGACACTCTTGGTGCTCGCGACGTAGAAGGCGGGCAGCATGCCGAAGGCGAGTACCCACAGTGGCAAGACGATTCGGTCGCGGCGCAGATAGAGGCGAAGCAACTCGGCGGTACCGGCGAAGTCGGCCGAGCCGCGCACGGCCGGGGCCGCGTGGTGCCTGCCGGCGGTGATGGTGGTCATGCTCGCACCTTCTCTCCGGAATGCGTGGCGGCGGTCCGCGAGTCGTTGCCGTCGACGTGGTAGTGCCGCATGAACAGTTCTTCCAGCGTCGGCGGCGCGCTGACGAGGCTGCGTACGCCGGTGTCGCCGAGCACTCGGATCAACTCGCCGAGGTGCTCACCCTCCACCTGGCAGCGCAGTGTCGAACCGTCGAGTTCGACATCCTCGACGCCGGGGATGCGGGTGAGATCGCCTGGGTTGCCGAGCAATTCGGCGGTGATGGAGGTGCGCGAGAGGTGTCGCATAGCCGCCAGCGAGCCGCTCTCCACGGTGCGGCCGGCCCGGATGATGGTCACCCGATCGCACAGCACCTCGACCTCGGACAGGATGTGGCTCGACAACAGGACTGTGGTGCCGCGCTGGTTGGCTTCCGCGACGCATTCACGAAATACCTGCTCCATCAACGGGTCCAGACCCGAGGTCGGCTCGTCGAGCAGCAGCAGGCGCACGTCGGAGGCGAGCGCCGAGATCAACGCGACCTTCTGCCGGTTGCCCTTCGAATAGGTCCGCGCCTTCTTGCGCGGATCCAGGTCGAACCGTCCGATCAGCTCGGTGCGCCGCTGTTCGTTGATGCCGCCGCGCATTCTGGCGAGCAGGTCGATGGTTTCGCCGCCGGAGAGCGACGGCCATAGTGTGACATCACCTGGTACATAAGCGATTTCGCTATGTAGGGCGACCGCATCGGCCCACGGGTCGCGGCCGAGCAGCGCGACTTTCCCTGAGCTGGCACGCAGGATGCCGAGCAGGATGCGGATCGTGGTCGACTTGCCGGCCCCGTTGGGGCCGAGGAAGCCGTGGATTTCACCTTCGCTGACCGTGAGATCGAGTCCGTCGAGCGCGGTGAAGTGGCCGAAGTTCTTGTGCAGATCATGAACTTCGATGATGTCGGACATCAGGTCTCCTTGGTGAGTGTGTCCAAAATCGAGGGGTCGGTGAGTAGGCCCTGGGTGTAGAACTCCAGGGCAGGTGGTGTGAGCTCTTCGGTGAGCTCACGGGTGATCTTGCGGAAGTCGAGCTTCTCGCCTCGTTGTTGACGCATCTGCACGTAGAGCAGGGTCGCGCCGAGGTTGAGCATCATCAGATATCTGGCGCGCGCAGCCGGGTCTCGGCTCGGCTTGATGCTGCCGGCGTCGACTCCGGCCTGGATGTACACCTCAGCATCGGAAACCATGTGCTCGAAAAGGGATTCGGCCAGTGGGCCGCCCGATTGCAGGCTGCGCACCATGTAGGCGACCAGCGGTCCGTATTCCTCGATGTCGGCCAGCGCGGTGAGCATGCCTTTCGCGATGCTCGGTGCAGTGGTCGCCTTGGCCTTCTCATTCCTGGTCAGCTCCAGCACTCGCTCGTCACAGGCGGCCCGCAGGCCGTCCTTGGAGCCGAAGTGATGGTTCACCAATCCGGGGGAAACGCCGGCGGCGGCGGCGATGACACGAACTCCGACCTGGAATCCGTGCTCACCGAACACCTCGATCGCGGCATCGCGAATTCGGGCGGCGGTCGTGAGATCTGAGGTCTGTGTCACGGCGAATTCTATCTCGGCGGGTCTTTGCGGTAGGGCTCCTCGATTAAACGCATGTTCAACATCTTAAACACTCGTTCAACGAGAGGCAAGAGTTCGCGCGGGATGTCGTGTCAACTGTCACGGTTTGCCCGGACCGGGGCGGGCTAATGTCGAGTGATGACTACCGGCACCGCCTCGACGGCAGATCACCTTCGCGCAGCACTCGACGGACCATGGGGCGCGGTCCGGGAAGAGGCCCGCGGCCGGCTCGCGGACGAGAAATTCGCCGGAGACCCCTACCTCGACTACAAGGCAGCGCGGGCGCGGGTCCTCGACCAGATGCGGGCCATCGCGACCATGGGGATCGCCGAGCGTGGCTTCCGGCTGGAGAACGGCGGTACCGGAGAACCCGGCGCGGCCGTCGTCGCCTTGGAGATGCTGGCATACGCGGACCTGTCACTGTGGGTGAAATCGGGTGTGCAGTGGGGCCTGTTCGGCGGTGCCGTGGAGAACCTCGGCACCGAACGCCACCGCGATGTGGTCAAGGCGCTGCTGTCGCTGGATCTGCTCGGTTGTTTCGCGATGACCGAATCCGGGCACGGTAGCGACGTCGCCAACCTCGAGACGACCGCAACCTACGATCCGGACACCCAGGAATTCGTCGTGCACTCGCCGACGCCGTCGGCGCGCAAGGACTACATCGGCGGTGCGGCCGAACATGCAAGGATGGCAGCGGTTTTCGCGCAGCTGATCACCCAGGGCGAGAGCCGTGGCGTGCACTGTCTGCTTGTCCCCATCCGGGACGAGCACGGCAATGATCTGCCCGGCGTCACCACCTACGACGACGGGCTCAAGGGCGGGCTGCCCGGTGTCGACAACGGGCGCATCGTGTTCGACCAGGTACGGGTGCCACGGGAGAACCTGCTCAACCGATTCGCCGATGTAGCTCCGGACGGCGCCTACGACACCGAGATCGAGAATCCGAGCCGACGCTTCTTCACTACCCTCGGCACCTTGGTGCGCGGTCGAGTGAGCGTCGGCGGCGCCGCGGCCGCCGGTGCGCGGGTCGCGCTGAGCATCGCGACGAGGTACGCGCTCGAGCGGCGTCAGTTCTCCGACCCGGACACCGGCCAGGAGACGCTGCTGCTCGACTACCGCAGTCACCAGCGTCGGTTGCTGCCGTTGATCGCCCGGTCCTACGCGCTGGCCTTCGCGCAGAACGATCTGGTGCGCCGTATGCATCTCGTGCAGACCGGTCAGGACCTGGACCCCGGCTCGCAGCGGGCGCTGGAGACGCGGGCCGCGGGCCTGAAGGTCGCGCAGACCAGGCATGCGACCCGCGCCATCCAGGAGTGCCGCGAAGCCTGCGGCGGCGCAGGCTATCTCACCGAGAACCGGCTGGTCACGCTCAAAGCCGACACCGATGTGTTCACCACCTTCGAGGGCGACAATGTCGTGCTGACCCAGCTGGTGGCCAAGGAACTGCTCACCGCCTATTCGGACGAGATTCGTGAGCTCGATGCGCTCGGCTGGGTGCGCTTCGCCGCGACCATGGCCGGTGACGTGGTGCGCAAGCGTTCGGGTGTGCGCCAACTGATCCAGACACTGCGCGACCGCGGTGACGACACCGTCGACGAGGCCGATGTGTCACGCCGCTCGGTGCAGTTGCAGCTGTTCGCCGACCGTGAGGACTATTTGGTGCGCACCGCAGGCCACCGGCTGCGCGCACGCGCGAAGGACACGACTCCGTTCGAAGCGTTCAACAACGCGCAGGACCACATCCTCGCCGCGGGCGCCGCGCACATCGATCGGTTGATTCTCGAGGAATTCATCGAAGGTATTGCGGGCATCGAGGATCCGGCGGCACGCGACCTCGCCGAGACGGTCTGCGATCTGTTCGCGTACTCGATGCTCGAGGAGAATTCGGCCTGGTTCATCATGCACCGGTTCATGTCGGTCGAACGCGCCAAGGCCGTGCGCAGGGGAGTCAACGAGCTGGTCGACCGGCTGCGCCCGGACGCACTCACGCTCGTCGAAGGCATGGGTGTGCCGGAAGGGATGTTGCGTGCGGCGCTGCTGTCGGACGCGAGCGTCTTCGATCGGGCGGGCCGCAGCGAGGCGCCGGTATAGAGGACGGTCGCGGCTTGGGGCTGGGTCGCTAGGCGTGCAGCCGCGCCGCCGGGTGTACGCGTTCGGTCCGCAGGAGAAACCGATCGGCCGGCGAGCACAGCGCGGTGACCATGGCGATCGCGGCGGCCGCACCGCCGAGGATGTCGGTCGGTAGGTGATAGCCGAGACCGATCATGCCGACAGCCGCGCAGAGCATGGCGAGCACACTTGACCCGAGTGTTGTCGCCCGCGCCCTCGGCGCATCGGTCAGCAGCACGAAGGCAGTGGCCACCGCGACCAAGTGCACCGTGTGTCCGCTCGGATACGCGAGGTAATCGTGCAGCGGCCGCTCCCACAGCGGTTTGAGCAACCAACTGTTGACCGCGACGGCGAGCTCGGGAACCACGACCATCGTTGCCGCACGCCACCACCGGCCGCGGTAGGCGAACCAGCAGGCGGCCACGAGCAGCAGTGGTATCACGATGTAGCCGTTGCTCGGGATCAGGAGGGTTTGGTACACGCCGGGATGGCTGTCGAGCGCCGAGTGGATCGGCGCGGCAAGGTCGCGATCGAGGTCGGTCGGCCCGTCGTCGTGCGGAAAACTCAGCGGCAGACTCACCGTGACCACAGCACACAGCAACACCAGGCCCAGCCGGAATGTGGTAGGCCAACCGAGTGCCTGTCGTGTAGTGCTCACGCCGACGACGATAACCAGCGGTCGTAGTTGATCAGCCGGGCCCGTAGGTCAGGATCGCGGTGACGACGAACCAGAGAACCCACGCGAGGCCGATGACCATACCGATCGCCAGCGTGATCCGCATGAACGCCCTACCGAGGTCCATATCGCCCGACTCTCGCGGATACAGCTTCCACGGGCTGTACCACGGCGCTTCGATCACCAGGGCGGGCGAGTGCGCTTCCCGCTCGGCCATCGCCAGTTCCTCGGCATAGGCCTCGGCCTGGGCCTGCTGGGGGCCGCCGTGCCAGAGGGTGATGTCGATCGGGCCGATGAACCCCTCGTTCAGCAATTCCTGCGGCGCGGGCAGATACGGCAGGATGCCCAGGCTGCGGAAGGCCACCGCGACATCATTGGCCGTCCACAGCTGCTTCTCGCTCTCGGCCAGGGCGTCGAAATAGTGGCGCAACCTGCCGGGGTCGGTACCGAGGATCACATCGAAGCTCGGGTCGCTCCACGCCTGCTGTACCTTCAGCGCGGCACCGCGCAACGGGACGATCAGCGCGACGCCGTGCACCGCGCGCTGGCCGAGGCCGCGCGCGGCCAGCCAGGTCTGCAGGGCGAAGGTGTGCTCGCGCGACTTCTCCAGTGGAGTGCGCCGATCCCGGCCCTCCATGGCGACCGGCTCACCCGAGATCGTCCATGCGCCGTTGAGCGGGATTTCCAGCACGCCGTCTTGGCGGGCGACCAGCGCCTCGGCCTCGATCACCACGCAACTGGTCGGTGTCCAGACCACAGCGTCGAACTGGTGCAGCCGATCCTTGTGGAACAGACTGCAGTTGATCGTCGCGACACCGTGCGGGCTTGCCGGGTCCTTCCAGGTGCGCAGCCAGTCGATCAACGCCCGTTCGGCGTTGGTGCCTGCCGGATTCTGCACTCGCACGAGCATTCACGACCGCCCTTCACGTCGACACTCGATAGTGGAAAGGATACGAGCACCCGGGCCCGGTTCGCTGCGCCTGCGGCCAGACACGGCGTGTTGGGCACGAGATCTACTGCGGCTGTTCGGCGACGACCTTTCCGGCGTGCACCGCGGCGACCAACGCGCTGTGGTCTTCCTCGGTGCGGTCGGCGTAGCGGACCGCGAAGCGGGCGACCGCGTCGTCGAAACGATCGTCACCGTCCAGATAGCCCGCCACCAGCCGCGGATCGAGCGACCGCGAATGTGCGCGAGCGAGCAGGGCGCCTGCGAGCCTGCCGTAGTCGTCGAGATCGCTCGACGGCAGGCCCGCGGGATCGATATCGCCTTTGAGGTTACGGAATTGGCGCACGACGAACGGTAGCGCACCCGTGGGCAACTCGAGTGTGGTCCAACCGAGCAGGATGTCACTCTCGGACTGAACAAGCCTGGCGCCCTGCACAATTCGTTCCCCCTCATGTCGCGGCGACGGCGCGTCCAGGAACGGGGCGAGCGCGGACGGGTTCGCCTGTTTCACCTGGAGCACCAGTGCCTCTCCGTCATTGCCGTGCAGCAGCGCGACATAGCTGTGCAACCCGACACTACCGGTGCCGACGATCCGAAAGGCAATGTCGGACACGGCAAATCGGGCGATCAGATTCCGGCGGGACTCGCGCAACGTGTCGGTGTACCGTTCCAGGCCTTCGGTGACAGCTGCGGCGACCGCAGCCTCGACGTGGGTGAGAATCGGTGGGTCGCTGACGAATCGGTGCTTGCTGATGCCGGTTTCGTGATCCTCCAAGTGCTCGGTCCACTTCGCCACCACCTTGGCGCTGGTGTTCTTGCGCGCCTTCTTCGCAGCCTTCTTGAAGTCGTCGAGCAGATCGTCGGCTCTGGCCTTGCTGATCACCGATTCGTCGGGCAGCGCGGTCCACGATTCCATGAACGGCAGCTGCGCCAACTGGGTGACCGCGAGCCGGTAAGAGGTCGCCGCGTCGCGTGCCGCCTGGTAGCAGTTGTCCTCGTCGGCGCCACCCTCGCGGCCCGCGAGCACCAGACTCGCCGCGAGTCGTTCCAGGTCCCACTCCCACGGCCCGACGATGGTTTCATCGAAATCGTTGATGTCCATGATGATTTCGCCGCGCGGCGTGCCGTACAGGCCGAAGTTCGCGGCATGCGCGTCGCCGCAGATCTGCGCGGCCAGCCCGCTGTCCGGGCTGCCTGCCAGATCGGCGGCCATCAGCCCGGCCGCGCCACGGTAGAAGGTGAACGGGGTGGCGAGCATGCGGCCGATGCGCAACGGCGTCAGATGCGACAGCCGACCCGCATTGCTCGCCTCGATGAATTCGAGCACGCTCGGACGCGTGGCCCAGGTGGCCGCGCGGTCACGAGCGGTGACCGGAACCCGCTGGCGCTGCATACGGCCGCGGGCCAGCACCTCGTCGGCGGACACGTAGGTGCGAAGGTCGATACCACTGTTGGACACAACATCCCACGCTAGCCGGTATGGAACCGCCTGGTCTTGTCGGATTCGCCACGTCGGCCACGTCCCGTCGCCCGCCCTGTGCCGGGGGAGCGCAGCGTCGGGACGGCTGTTCAGTTGGCCGGAACTCCCGGGTCGACCGGAGTGATCGGCAGACGCAGCGCGCCGGGCGCCGCGCCGGGGACGGCCGGATGGTTCGGCGCTACTGGGGTGATTCGCTGGTAGGTGGTGCCGAGCGCCGGGCGGGGGTCCGCCTCGTCCTTGTTGGGCCAGAACGCCATTGCCCGCTCGGCCTGTGCGGTGATGGTCAGCGACGGGTTGACGCCGAGATTGGCCGTCACTGCCGAGCCGTCCGCGATATGCAGCCCGGGATGCCCGTACACCCGCTGATACGGGTCGACCACCCCGGTATCGGCGCTCTCGCCGATGACGCAACCGCCGATGTAGTGCGCGGTTGCCGGGATGTTGAGCACGTCCATGATCAGGCCGTGGGTGTCACCGTTGACCTTCGCGCCGAAACGGCGGCCGACATCGTGGGCCAAGGGAATCCAGGTCGGGTTCGGTTCGCCGGTACCCGCCTTGGTCTTGAGCTGCCCGCGCTTGCGGAAGGAGGTCAGCGAGTTGTCCAGCGACTGCATCACCAGCAGGATTACCGACTTCTCCGACGCGTGCCTGGCATTGAGACTGCGCAGGAACACCAAGGGATGCAACACGATCGCCAGCAGGAAGCGCAGGAACCGGAACGCGCCGCCGTCGACGATCGGCACCGACATCGGGAACAGGGCGTTCTGCCCCTTGCCGTAGTGGCACACCTCGATATGGGTGTCGGCCTCCGGATGGATCGAGGAGGTGATCGCGATGCCCTCGGCGAAATCGTGGCGTGCGCGACTGACCACATTGAGGATGGCCTCGGAGTTACTGCGCGTCAGTTCGCCGAGGCGCGGCGAGAGGTTGGGCAGCACGTGCTCGTCGCGCATCTTGTGCAGCAGCTTCTGGGTGCCGAGCGCGGCGCCGGCGAAGACGACCTGTTCGGCGGTGAAGGTTGTGCGCTCCTTGCGGATCCAGCGATCCGAACGCACGGTATCGATCGCGTAGCCGCCCTCCGGGAGCGGCCGCACCGCGGTAGCTGTGGTGAGTGGGCGGACCTCGGCGCCGGCCTTTTCGGCCAGGTAGAGGTAGTTCGTAGGTGTGGTGTTCTTCGCGTTGTTGGGGCAGCCGGTGAAACATTGCGCGCAGTGCACACAGCCGCGCCGTCGTGGGCCCGCGCCGCCGAAATAGGGATCGTCGACTTCGGTACCCGGGTCGTCCTCATTGAAGAACACCCCCACATCGGTCGGATGGAAGGTGTGGCCGACACCGAGGTCCTCGGCGATCTCCTTGATCACTTCGTCGGCCGGGGTCATCCGTGGATTGGGCGCTACGCCGAGCATGCGCTGTGCCTGGTCGTAGTACGGCGCGAGCTCGGATTTCCAGTCGGTGATGTGTGACCACTGCTTATCGGTATAAAAGTTCGGCAGCGGCTCGTAGAGGGTGTTGCCGTAAATCAGCGAGCCGCCACCGACCCCGGCGCCGGAGAACACCGCGCACTTGCCGAGGATGCTGATCCGCTGCGGACCGGTCAGGCCGAGTCGCGGCGCCCAGATCGAGTTGCGCACATCCCAATTCGTTTTCGGGATGTCCTCGGCATTCCACCGTCTCCCCGCCTCGAGCACACCGACCCGATACCCCTTCTCGGTCAGCCGCAGCGCGCTCACACTGCCGCCGAACCCGGAACCGATCACCACCACGTCGTAGTCGAATGCGGGCATGACTTCCTCTCACTGACCGAATAACGGATGAGATGTTTGCACAGTCATTCTGTCACCGGGTCGGATGCGACGGAATCCATAGCATGCCGCCGTGCCGATGTGGTCGCAACCGGCGTGCCCGGATGGCGCCGGCGGGGGTCGGTGCGGTATGCACGGGCGGTGACAACGGAATCGGGGACCACGGAGCCGGGCGAGCGCGCCGGCTCCGGCAATGACGGCGCGGCGGGCGGCATCTTCGCCGACCGCATCCTCACCGTCCCCAATGCACTGAGCGTGCTGCGCCTCCTGGGGGTGCCGCTGTTCCTGTGGCTTCTGCTGGTCGAGCGGGCCGACGGCTGGGCGTTCGCGCTGCTGGTCGCCAGTGGCGTCACCGACTTCCTGGACGGCAAGCTGGCCAGGCTGCTAGACCAGTCCTCGCGCCTCGGTGCGCTGCTCGACCCGTTCGTGGACCGGCTCTACCTGGTGACGACACTGGCCGCTTTCGTGATCCGCGGGCTCATCCCATGGTGGGTCGCGGTGATCCTGGTCGGTCGTGATCTGTTGCTCACGCTGACGCTTTCGGTGTACAAACGCCGCGCACTCGACCCGCCGGAGGTGATCTACCTGGGCAAAGCGGCTACCTTCGCGTTGATGTCCGCATTGCCCTGGTTGCTTGCAGGTCAGATGGATTGGGCGCTGGCAGGTTTCGGTCGGGCCTTCGGCGGGGCATTCCTGGTCTGGGGTACGGCGGTGTATGTGTGGACCGGTGTCCTCTACACCGGGAAGGCCGTCGCGGTCGCGCGAGCGATACCGTCTGTGCCGCACCGGTCCACATAGCGATTAGAGTTTGCGTGAAGGTTCCCGACGGAAAGGACGGCCTGTGACCCAGACCCCCGAGGATCTGCGCTACACCGAAGAGCACGAGTGGGTGCAACGGATCAGCCCGACACGGGTTCGGGTGGGCATCACCGATTACGCCCAGTCTCAACTCGGTGACGTCGTGTTCGTGCAGCTGCCGGAGGCAGATCGGGATGCGGCCGCGGGCGAGAGCATCGCCGAGGTCGAGTCGACCAAGAGCGTGTCCGATATCTACGCTCCGTTGGCCGCGAAAGTTGTTGCGGTGAACGAGGATCTGGTGCAGAAGCCGGAGACGCTGAACACCGATCCGTTCGGCGAAGGGTGGCTGTTCGAGCTCGAACTGGCCGACCCGGCAACCCTGGATGCTGCACTTGGCGAGCTGCTGGATGCCGCAGGTTATCAAGGAGTTATCGGGGGCTGAATCAGCCTTCCCGGTTCTACCTGCACGGGTACGCCCTGGCAGGGTACGGTCAATGCCAACAGATGTGCCGGTGAGCTGATCCGGTGTTCTAGCGTCAACGATCCCAGGTCGTGGCGGTGAAGGCAGCACCTGCTTGCACGGATAATCAGGTTCGAGGAGGAGAGAAACGGTGAGCGAGAACAAAGACCCGGGTTACGGGGAGACCGCGGCCGAGACGACGTCGGTCTTCCGCGCGGATTTCCTGAACGAGGTCGACGCGTCGCGCTCCGGGGAGCCGACCGGTGAGCAGCCGGTCCAAGGGGTCGAGGGTCTGCCGGTTGGTGCGGCTCTCCTGGTCGTCAAGCGCGGACCGAATGCCGGCTCGCGGTTCCTGCTGGATCAGCCGACCACGTCGGCGGGTCGCCATCCCGACAGTGACATCTTTCTCGACGACGTCACCGTCAGCCGTCGGCACGCCGAGTTCCGGCAGGACGACGATTCCTTCCAGGTGGTCGACGTGGGCAGCCTCAACGGCACCTACGTCAATCGGGAGCCGGTGGACTCCTCGGAGCTGCAGAACGGTGACGAGGTGCAGATCGGAAAGTTCCGTCTCGTCTTCCTCACCGGCCCGCGCGCCCAGGTGAACGAGTCGTCTGCGGGTGCTGGCAGTCTATGACGCATACGGCACGGGTCCTCGTGACGGCCGTGTTGGCAGGGAAGAACGCGGCTTCATGAAAGACTCGATGCTATGACGGGCGCGGCGCAGTGGGCGCGCGGAGGCATGTCGATCGGCTCCGTGCTGGACCTGCTGCGGCCGGACTTCCCGGACATCACCATCTCGAAGATCCGTTTCCTCGAGGCCGAGGGTCTGATCCGGCCGGAGCGCACTCCGTCTGGATACCGCAGATTCTCGATTGCCGACTGTGAACGGCTCAGGTTCGTACTGACCGCGCAACGCGACCAGTACCTGCCGTTGAAGGTGATCAAGGAGCAGCTCGAAGCGATCGACAGCGGTGCGGCGACGCTCGGTGTGCGGGAAGCCCGCGCCCGGGCGCACGCCGTCCGTGACAACGAGCTCGCCACACCGTCCGAGAATGGTCGGGCCGCGCGCGGCGCGACTGTCAGCGCGCCGCGCAGGCTGGGTGTCGTGCCCGGTGAGGTCTCGCCGGACGAGCTGCGATTCGATCACGAAATCCGGCTCACCCGTGCCGATCTGCTGACGCAGGCCAACATCGACGAGAAGTTCTTGAACGACCTGATTCGGGCGAATCTGATCACCCCCGGCGCCGCGGGCTTCTTCGACGCCGAGGCGGTGACGCTCGCACGGACCGCCAAGGCGATGGCGGAATTCGGTCTGGAGGCGCGGCACTTGCGCGCCTTCAAGCTCGCCGCGGACCGGGAAGCGGCGCTGGTTGCCCAGATCGCCGCCCCGATCGCCAAGAGTCGCGACGCGGGCGCCCGCGCCCGCGCAGAGGAGACCGTGCGCGAGCTTGCCGCGCTGTCGCTGACCCTGCACACCTGCCTGGTGAAAGCGTCGGTGCGGAACTCGCTCGGCGGCTGAGTCTTCGGTGCGTCGTCGCTTGTCACGGCCGTAGCGGGTTCCACTCCGACAACACGGAGATTTCGGCTGTGCACACGGATCGCTCGACCCCTTCCCGTTCGCTTAGACTCGGTGGTACGGCGAGCTCTGCGGTAGTCATGCCGGGTGGCCGGCGGAGGTATTGGGAGGCAGTGCGATGAGTGAGCGCAGCGAGCGAATCATGTCACAGGGTGCTTCGCGCATGCCGGAGCTGAGCGTTAGCGAGGCGCAGGCATGAGTGAAATGCGCGTGATCGGCATTCGTGTCGAGCAGCCACAGAACCAGCCCGTGCTGTTGCTCCGTGAGGCGTCCGGCGATCGGTATCTACCGATCTGGATCGGACAGGCCGAGGCGACTGCGATCGTGCTCGAACAGGAGGGGGTGACCCCGATTCGTCCATTGACCCACGATCTGATCAAGATCCTGATCACCGACCTCGGGCACACCCTGAAGGAAGTGCGGATCGTGGATCTGCAAGAGGGCACTTTCTACGCGGATCTGGTCTTCGAGAACGATCTACGGGTTTCGGCGCGGCCGTCGGATTCGGTAGCGATCGCGTTGCGGGTCGGTTGCCCGATCTATGCCGAGGAACCGGTCCTCGAGGAAGCCGGATTGGTCATGCCGGACGAGCGCGAGGACGAGGTCGAGAAGTTCAAGGAGTTCCTCGAGTCGGTTTCGCCCGATGACTTCAAAGCCACTGACAGCTGAGGGATTTCGAACTTTCTTCTAGACCTCAACTACAGGTCGAGACTCTTACCGCGCGTCGCGTTTGGTCGGACGATGCCGCTCCCGGGACAATCAGAGGGAGTAACCTCGATAGTTGGGCCACGTCCGTTATGACTGGGTGTATGTG includes these proteins:
- a CDS encoding bifunctional nuclease family protein, translating into MSEMRVIGIRVEQPQNQPVLLLREASGDRYLPIWIGQAEATAIVLEQEGVTPIRPLTHDLIKILITDLGHTLKEVRIVDLQEGTFYADLVFENDLRVSARPSDSVAIALRVGCPIYAEEPVLEEAGLVMPDEREDEVEKFKEFLESVSPDDFKATDS
- the ftsR gene encoding transcriptional regulator FtsR: MTGAAQWARGGMSIGSVLDLLRPDFPDITISKIRFLEAEGLIRPERTPSGYRRFSIADCERLRFVLTAQRDQYLPLKVIKEQLEAIDSGAATLGVREARARAHAVRDNELATPSENGRAARGATVSAPRRLGVVPGEVSPDELRFDHEIRLTRADLLTQANIDEKFLNDLIRANLITPGAAGFFDAEAVTLARTAKAMAEFGLEARHLRAFKLAADREAALVAQIAAPIAKSRDAGARARAEETVRELAALSLTLHTCLVKASVRNSLGG
- a CDS encoding CDP-alcohol phosphatidyltransferase family protein; translation: MTTESGTTEPGERAGSGNDGAAGGIFADRILTVPNALSVLRLLGVPLFLWLLLVERADGWAFALLVASGVTDFLDGKLARLLDQSSRLGALLDPFVDRLYLVTTLAAFVIRGLIPWWVAVILVGRDLLLTLTLSVYKRRALDPPEVIYLGKAATFALMSALPWLLAGQMDWALAGFGRAFGGAFLVWGTAVYVWTGVLYTGKAVAVARAIPSVPHRST
- the odhI gene encoding oxoglutarate dehydrogenase inhibitor Odhl, whose protein sequence is MSENKDPGYGETAAETTSVFRADFLNEVDASRSGEPTGEQPVQGVEGLPVGAALLVVKRGPNAGSRFLLDQPTTSAGRHPDSDIFLDDVTVSRRHAEFRQDDDSFQVVDVGSLNGTYVNREPVDSSELQNGDEVQIGKFRLVFLTGPRAQVNESSAGAGSL
- the gcvH gene encoding glycine cleavage system protein GcvH encodes the protein MTQTPEDLRYTEEHEWVQRISPTRVRVGITDYAQSQLGDVVFVQLPEADRDAAAGESIAEVESTKSVSDIYAPLAAKVVAVNEDLVQKPETLNTDPFGEGWLFELELADPATLDAALGELLDAAGYQGVIGG